The following are encoded together in the Pleurocapsa sp. FMAR1 genome:
- the gatB gene encoding Asp-tRNA(Asn)/Glu-tRNA(Gln) amidotransferase subunit GatB: protein MTSAALPKTEYEAIIGLETHCQLSTKTKIFSRESTKFDGDNPNTNISPICLGYPGVLPVLNEKVLEYAVKAGLALNCQIAPYSKFDRKQYFYPDLPKNYQISQFDLPIAEHGWIEIEIAEKPNTEPIRKKIGITRLHMEEDAGKLTHGGSDRIDGSTYSLVDFNRAGIPLVEIVSEPDLRTGKEAAEYAQEIRRIMLYLGISDGKMQEGSLRCDVNISVRPVGQEQFGTKVEIKNMNSFSAIQKAIDYEIDRQIEAVENGEPIYQETRLWEEGSQRTKSMRLKEGSSDYRYFPEPDLPPIEVSSKQLETWKAELPELPIAKRYRYESELGLSAYDTRVLTDDRTVAEYFEAAIAAGGDTKQVANWVMGDIAAYINSNNLKITETELKPEILAELVSLITAGTISGKIGKEILPDLLTKGGSAKALVEKKGLIQISDTDEIEKIIDEVIANHPQELEQFRNGKTKLKGFFVGQVMKKTGGRADPKLTNQMLGKKLQG, encoded by the coding sequence ATGACTAGCGCTGCACTCCCTAAGACAGAGTATGAAGCAATAATTGGCTTAGAAACTCACTGTCAACTCAGTACCAAAACTAAAATATTTAGTCGCGAATCTACTAAATTTGATGGCGATAACCCCAACACTAATATTTCTCCTATCTGTTTAGGATATCCAGGAGTACTCCCCGTATTAAATGAAAAAGTGCTGGAATACGCCGTCAAAGCTGGATTAGCTCTTAACTGTCAAATTGCTCCCTATAGTAAATTTGACCGTAAGCAATATTTTTATCCTGATTTACCCAAAAATTATCAAATTTCTCAATTCGATCTGCCGATCGCCGAACATGGCTGGATTGAAATTGAGATTGCCGAAAAACCTAATACCGAACCGATCAGAAAAAAAATTGGCATTACTCGCCTACACATGGAAGAAGATGCTGGGAAACTAACCCACGGCGGTAGCGATCGCATTGATGGTTCTACTTATTCCCTGGTAGACTTTAATCGTGCTGGCATACCTTTAGTAGAAATAGTTTCCGAACCAGATCTGCGTACAGGCAAAGAAGCAGCCGAATACGCCCAAGAAATACGCCGTATTATGCTTTATCTAGGCATTAGTGATGGCAAGATGCAAGAAGGCTCTTTGCGCTGTGATGTGAACATTTCTGTGCGCCCTGTGGGTCAAGAGCAATTTGGCACTAAAGTAGAAATCAAGAACATGAATTCCTTTAGCGCAATTCAAAAGGCGATCGATTACGAAATTGACAGGCAAATTGAAGCTGTAGAAAATGGCGAACCGATCTATCAAGAAACTCGTCTTTGGGAAGAAGGCTCACAACGAACTAAGAGTATGCGCCTCAAAGAAGGCAGCAGCGACTATCGATATTTTCCAGAACCCGATTTACCTCCCATTGAAGTATCTTCTAAACAATTAGAAACCTGGAAAGCAGAATTACCAGAACTTCCTATAGCTAAACGTTATCGCTATGAATCTGAATTGGGCTTGTCAGCTTATGATACTAGAGTACTAACAGATGATCGCACCGTGGCGGAATATTTTGAAGCGGCGATCGCTGCTGGCGGAGACACTAAACAGGTTGCTAACTGGGTAATGGGAGATATTGCAGCTTATATAAACAGTAATAATCTTAAGATTACCGAAACTGAATTAAAGCCTGAAATCCTAGCAGAACTTGTTAGTTTAATTACGGCAGGAACAATTAGTGGCAAAATTGGTAAAGAAATTTTACCAGACTTGTTAACCAAAGGTGGTTCGGCAAAAGCTTTAGTTGAGAAAAAAGGTTTAATTCAAATCTCTGATACGGACGAAATTGAAAAGATTATTGATGAAGTGATTGCTAACCATCCCCAAGAGTTAGAGCAATTTCGTAATGGTAAAACTAAGCTCAAAGGTTTCTTTGTGGGGCAAGTAATGAAGAAAACTGGTGGACGCGCCGATCCTAAATTGACAAATCAAATGTTAGGTAAAAAACTGCAAGGTTAA
- a CDS encoding protein adenylyltransferase SelO, which yields MEINPNPFLNLEYEPVMENLGDDYYDLVAADEFPAHWLRFRNDLLLPLLGLQPAKVDDADFIKAFGKFSGVHPFLALRYHGYQFGAYNPFLGDGRGFLYGQIRGKDGNLYDLGTKGSGRTPYSRTADGKLTLKGGVREVLAAEALHQLGVKTSRCLSLIETGESLWRGDEPSPTRSSVMVRFSSSHIRFGTFERLHYLQRPDLIKKLLDSVIDTYYGDIVDTKAKYHQFYAVLVLRVAQLAAQWMAAGFCHGVLNTDNMSITGESFDYGPYAFIPNYNPRFTAASFDYGGRYSYGNQPYICKFNLEMLQLPLAMVTDKVELEAGLAQFDDCYQEHYRMLMLQKLGFEVERGFRSESNSPLDNSYLLETNKTALSRNRLVEASSEPSYSQLLTQTIELLKSTDISYHGFFAAIAEEFNYGWREDSNLILENAAFTQQISDRWRNSYHQCLNQLPAAEMKIIGDRLLFYNPPTALLRSTIESVWQAISEDNNWQPFNDLVYRLQTKT from the coding sequence ATGGAAATTAATCCCAATCCTTTCCTCAATCTTGAATATGAACCAGTGATGGAGAATTTGGGAGATGATTATTATGATCTAGTGGCAGCGGATGAGTTTCCTGCACATTGGTTACGCTTTCGCAACGATTTATTGTTACCTTTATTAGGTTTACAGCCAGCCAAGGTTGACGATGCTGATTTTATTAAAGCTTTTGGTAAATTCTCAGGAGTACACCCTTTTTTAGCTTTACGCTATCACGGTTATCAATTCGGTGCGTATAACCCTTTTTTAGGTGATGGCAGAGGCTTTTTGTACGGACAGATAAGAGGGAAAGACGGTAACCTGTACGATTTAGGGACTAAAGGTTCAGGCAGAACTCCGTATTCTCGTACTGCCGATGGGAAGCTAACCCTCAAAGGTGGAGTAAGAGAAGTTTTGGCTGCCGAAGCTTTACACCAATTAGGAGTAAAAACTTCTCGTTGTTTAAGTTTAATTGAAACAGGGGAATCTTTATGGCGTGGTGATGAACCTTCTCCAACGCGATCATCTGTAATGGTGAGATTTAGTAGTTCTCATATTCGTTTTGGCACATTTGAAAGACTTCACTATCTTCAGCGTCCAGATTTGATTAAAAAGCTATTAGATAGCGTTATTGACACCTATTATGGTGATATTGTTGATACTAAAGCTAAATATCACCAATTCTACGCTGTATTAGTTCTTAGAGTTGCCCAACTAGCAGCACAATGGATGGCAGCAGGCTTTTGCCACGGCGTACTCAATACCGATAATATGTCAATTACAGGGGAAAGCTTTGATTACGGCCCCTATGCTTTTATTCCCAATTATAATCCTCGTTTTACAGCAGCTAGCTTTGACTATGGTGGACGCTACAGCTATGGCAATCAACCATATATTTGTAAATTTAATTTAGAGATGCTGCAATTACCTCTAGCAATGGTTACAGACAAAGTAGAGCTTGAAGCTGGATTGGCACAATTCGATGATTGCTATCAAGAACACTATCGAATGTTGATGTTGCAAAAGCTAGGGTTTGAAGTCGAGAGAGGCTTTCGGTCAGAAAGCAACTCTCCCCTCGACAATAGCTATTTGTTGGAAACCAACAAGACCGCTTTGTCTCGCAATCGACTTGTTGAAGCCTCTTCTGAACCATCTTACTCTCAGTTGTTAACTCAAACTATTGAATTATTGAAAAGTACTGATATTAGCTATCATGGCTTTTTTGCTGCCATAGCTGAAGAATTTAATTATGGTTGGCGAGAAGACAGCAATTTGATTTTAGAAAATGCTGCTTTTACTCAGCAGATCAGCGATCGCTGGCGCAACTCATATCATCAATGTTTAAATCAATTACCAGCAGCAGAAATGAAAATAATAGGCGATCGCTTATTATTTTATAATCCTCCCACTGCTTTGCTACGTTCCACTATTGAATCCGTATGGCAAGCTATTAGTGAAGACAATAATTGGCAACCTTTTAATGATTTGGTTTATCGATTACAAACTAAAACATAA
- the petN gene encoding cytochrome b6-f complex subunit PetN: MDILTLGWVTILALFTWSIAMVVWGRNGF, encoded by the coding sequence ATGGATATTTTGACGCTAGGCTGGGTGACAATCCTGGCTTTGTTTACATGGTCGATTGCTATGGTTGTTTGGGGTCGTAACGGATTCTAA
- a CDS encoding chlororespiratory reduction protein 7 — MADPIMYQEDGYVVLESDRTEQFMTAEELKAKLVNLLLLEEIIIPRELEKFDSLELQAQHLLDNYFELDIGADQYLQWYVVRLNNVSST; from the coding sequence ATGGCAGACCCGATCATGTATCAAGAGGATGGCTATGTTGTCCTCGAATCAGACCGCACAGAACAATTTATGACTGCTGAAGAATTAAAAGCCAAACTGGTTAATCTTCTGTTATTAGAAGAAATAATTATTCCTAGAGAATTAGAGAAGTTTGATTCGCTGGAGTTGCAGGCACAGCATTTATTAGATAATTATTTTGAGTTAGATATAGGTGCAGATCAATATTTGCAGTGGTACGTGGTGCGTTTAAATAACGTGAGTTCGACATAA
- a CDS encoding metallophosphoesterase family protein, producing the protein MTFAFEKQVPSYMNDSLLSDPFLQLPTQTTVNVVWFTEFAGDRHLVKYGTRFEQQAVANTAKLSRVREDPDSQLDNPPTQSTSRNIWRHEATIKGLTPNQRLPYKVISRSGQKNISSKAFTLASLPTKEIALKILLTSDHQLMPMTTANLEQVVKTVGQVDAVFFAGDLVNVSDRASEWFDDRRGGAFFPALQGKANYELESNGVKTIYRGGEIIQHAPLFTAIGNHEVMGRFSTEAKLKEVFNNPIPRKVATESYQSVATKINPANNAEFKAGWIENNSFNTDTYEEIFSLPQNTNGTKRYYATTFGDIRLISLYVTNVWRSPSLEADEQGRYKESDLDLENSKAWGYGQHIFEPIAQGSSQYEWLKQELASEAYQQAKYKIVMLHHPPHTLGGNIVPAYTDPQPKLYYAEDDKVIGRYYDYPIENDYIIRDLIPLLESAEVQLVYYGHSHLWNRFESDSGMHFLESSNVGNSYGAHLGDNKRPIPTYNQHNYAEIGDPNGLNPIVPSIAPITDKLGEPLPYIASNDITVFSILETQTGTVSSYRYDTRKPNSSAIKFDEFELIR; encoded by the coding sequence ATGACTTTTGCTTTTGAAAAACAAGTGCCTAGCTATATGAATGATTCCTTGTTGAGCGATCCTTTTCTCCAGCTACCGACCCAAACAACTGTAAATGTTGTCTGGTTCACAGAATTTGCAGGAGATCGCCATTTAGTTAAATATGGCACAAGATTTGAGCAACAAGCTGTTGCCAATACTGCTAAACTAAGTCGAGTTAGAGAAGATCCAGACTCGCAATTAGATAATCCTCCCACTCAATCTACTTCTAGAAATATTTGGCGACATGAAGCAACTATCAAAGGCTTAACTCCTAACCAACGTCTGCCCTATAAAGTAATTAGTAGAAGCGGGCAAAAAAACATCAGTAGCAAAGCTTTTACTCTTGCTAGTCTACCTACAAAAGAAATAGCTTTAAAAATCTTACTCACTTCAGATCATCAGCTTATGCCTATGACGACGGCTAACTTAGAACAGGTTGTAAAAACTGTAGGTCAAGTGGATGCAGTTTTCTTTGCAGGAGATTTAGTTAACGTTAGCGATCGCGCTTCAGAATGGTTTGATGATCGCCGTGGAGGAGCATTTTTTCCTGCTTTACAGGGTAAAGCTAATTATGAACTGGAAAGTAATGGTGTCAAAACTATCTATCGCGGAGGAGAAATTATTCAACACGCTCCTTTATTTACTGCCATAGGTAATCATGAGGTTATGGGGCGATTTTCTACCGAAGCAAAGCTGAAGGAAGTATTTAATAATCCTATTCCTCGTAAGGTAGCTACAGAGTCTTATCAATCTGTGGCGACAAAAATCAATCCTGCTAATAATGCAGAATTTAAAGCCGGCTGGATCGAGAATAACTCATTCAATACCGATACCTACGAGGAGATATTTAGCCTCCCCCAAAACACTAATGGCACAAAGCGTTATTATGCCACAACCTTTGGTGATATCAGGTTGATTTCTCTATATGTAACTAATGTTTGGCGCAGCCCTAGTTTAGAAGCGGATGAGCAAGGCAGGTACAAAGAAAGCGATTTAGACCTCGAAAACTCCAAAGCATGGGGATATGGACAACATATATTTGAACCTATAGCCCAGGGAAGTTCCCAATATGAGTGGCTAAAACAGGAATTAGCTAGCGAAGCCTATCAACAGGCAAAATATAAAATAGTCATGCTGCACCATCCGCCTCATACTTTAGGGGGTAATATTGTTCCAGCCTATACCGATCCGCAGCCCAAGCTTTATTACGCTGAAGACGACAAGGTAATTGGGCGATATTATGACTACCCAATTGAAAATGACTATATCATTCGTGATTTAATTCCCTTACTCGAATCAGCAGAAGTACAGCTAGTTTATTATGGGCATTCTCATTTATGGAATCGCTTTGAAAGTGATTCGGGAATGCACTTTTTGGAGTCTTCTAATGTGGGTAATAGTTACGGGGCGCACTTGGGAGATAATAAAAGACCAATTCCTACTTACAATCAACACAACTACGCTGAAATAGGCGATCCAAATGGTTTAAACCCAATCGTACCCAGCATTGCTCCTATTACTGATAAATTAGGTGAGCCTCTACCATATATTGCTAGTAACGATATTACTGTATTTAGTATTCTGGAAACTCAAACAGGAACAGTTAGCAGCTATCGTTATGACACCCGTAAACCAAACTCTTCTGCAATCAAATTTGATGAGTTTGAACTGATTCGGTGA
- a CDS encoding thioredoxin family protein yields the protein MTKAVVKFSSEDCGVCHKMSFYDAKVAKELDLEFIDVKMQDASTYRKYRQILMAQYPNKEEMGWPTYIVCNSPEADFQILGDVKGGHPKGEFRKRLQAILDVVN from the coding sequence ATGACTAAAGCCGTTGTTAAGTTCTCTTCTGAAGACTGTGGTGTCTGCCACAAAATGTCTTTTTATGATGCCAAAGTTGCTAAAGAACTAGATTTAGAATTTATAGATGTCAAAATGCAGGATGCTTCTACCTATCGTAAGTATCGGCAAATTTTGATGGCGCAATATCCCAATAAAGAAGAAATGGGGTGGCCAACATATATCGTTTGTAACTCCCCTGAAGCAGATTTTCAAATTCTTGGCGATGTTAAAGGTGGTCACCCTAAAGGAGAATTTCGCAAACGTTTACAGGCTATCTTAGACGTTGTTAACTGA